One window from the genome of Deinococcus radiopugnans ATCC 19172 encodes:
- the dxr gene encoding 1-deoxy-D-xylulose-5-phosphate reductoisomerase translates to MELTVLGSTGSIGTQALDVARERGYTVTALAAGRNLALLQQQVREFRPALVSVEPAVYAEAKALLPGTRVTAHVSEVAALKADVVVNAMSGLIGLAPTRAALQAGQAVALATKEAMVTAAGLIWEAASAGGGRVVPVDSEHTGVFQCLTGEDMADVAEVILTASGGPFRDGPADLGGVTPAQALKHPSWSMGPKVTIDSATLMNKGLEVMECASLYGLPLSGVGVVVHPQSLIHAAVRFRDGSLKAQFGPTDMRLPIAYAIDAAPTGMQRPGDVRGARRGPEVAGHLSWPMRGMWEFREPDFDRFPCLGLAYRAGEAGGLLPVALNAADEVAVEAFLAGQLPFMGIPRLLERVLDETPAGALSWDTLDETDAWARVRAWELVGMRA, encoded by the coding sequence ATGGAGCTTACGGTTTTGGGCAGCACGGGCAGCATCGGCACGCAGGCGCTGGATGTGGCGCGCGAGCGTGGCTACACGGTGACGGCGCTGGCCGCCGGGCGCAACCTGGCGCTGTTGCAGCAGCAGGTGCGTGAGTTTCGCCCGGCGCTGGTCAGCGTGGAGCCGGCGGTGTACGCCGAGGCCAAGGCGCTGCTGCCCGGCACCCGCGTAACCGCCCACGTCAGCGAGGTGGCGGCCCTGAAAGCTGATGTGGTGGTCAACGCCATGAGCGGTTTAATCGGGCTGGCCCCCACCCGCGCCGCACTTCAGGCGGGTCAGGCGGTGGCGCTGGCGACGAAGGAGGCGATGGTCACGGCGGCGGGCCTGATCTGGGAGGCGGCCTCGGCGGGCGGCGGGCGCGTGGTCCCGGTGGACTCCGAACACACCGGCGTCTTCCAGTGCCTGACCGGCGAGGACATGGCGGACGTGGCCGAAGTGATCCTGACCGCCTCCGGCGGCCCCTTCCGCGACGGCCCCGCCGATCTGGGCGGGGTGACGCCCGCGCAGGCGCTGAAGCACCCGTCGTGGAGCATGGGGCCGAAGGTGACCATCGACAGCGCCACCCTGATGAACAAGGGGCTGGAGGTCATGGAGTGCGCCAGCCTGTACGGCCTGCCGCTGTCTGGGGTGGGCGTGGTGGTCCACCCGCAGAGCCTGATCCACGCGGCGGTGCGCTTCCGCGACGGCAGCCTCAAGGCGCAGTTCGGCCCCACCGACATGCGCCTGCCGATTGCCTACGCCATCGACGCCGCGCCCACCGGCATGCAGCGCCCCGGCGACGTGCGGGGTGCCAGACGCGGGCCGGAGGTGGCCGGGCACCTGTCCTGGCCGATGCGGGGCATGTGGGAGTTCCGCGAGCCCGATTTTGACCGCTTTCCCTGCCTGGGCCTGGCCTACCGCGCCGGAGAGGCGGGCGGTCTGCTGCCGGTGGCCCTGAACGCGGCGGACGAGGTGGCAGTGGAGGCGTTCCTGGCCGGGCAACTGCCGTTCATGGGTATCCCCAGGCTGCTGGAGCGGGTGCTGGACGAGACGCCGGCGGGCGCCCTGAGCTGGGACACGCTGGACGAGACCGACGCCTGGGCACGCGTGCGGGCCTGGGAACTGGTGGGGATGCGGGCGTGA